The following proteins are encoded in a genomic region of Chryseobacterium cucumeris:
- a CDS encoding cytochrome-c peroxidase — translation MSKLSKYPILLFLYCAAALFTLYHCKNDKQQPIYEDLGSVKNRIIKTNADFEKQINELKALVAKDADEKLLQEKFQDIRKTYKKMEWAVEYFLPHSARFINGPALPEIEMDEHTEIEPEGLQVLEEMFYPYEKANKEEVIRMLNKLINKSNTIDTNFQVITISKDQVFDALRQETFRISSLGISGFDTPVSGTFLQEMPSSLQGIKETLEQISTHRSKNKALKSLVAEISSAINVLKKNADKNTFDYVNFIPDHLNRITTLMLDFKKQENIPDVEVTTALNKNAATFFSKNAFNPNAFTPGKEYAYSEEKAALGHQLFNDKILSNSNNRSCATCHIPDKAFTDGLARAMSLENSELARNTPSLNYAGYQHGQFWDMRKDDLEGQSSDVISNKEEMHGDLNIILAKINQDKNYQAAFKKIYHSQKTEVWQLQNVLASYIRSLAKFNSDFDEYMRGNKSAMTDNQKRGFNLFVGKAQCAICHFLPLFNGTVPPNFKKTEQEVLGAAVNGENKAFDTDPGRGKFHETVPSLQHSFKTPTLRNISKTAPYMHNGGYKTLKEVMNFYNKGGGKAFGFKLENQTLSDAPLQLTDQEVDDIIEFMKALNDQ, via the coding sequence ATGAGTAAACTTTCAAAATACCCGATACTCCTTTTCTTATACTGTGCAGCAGCACTTTTTACGCTTTACCATTGCAAAAATGATAAGCAGCAGCCCATATACGAAGATCTTGGTTCTGTAAAAAACAGGATCATCAAAACCAATGCTGATTTTGAAAAACAGATCAATGAACTGAAGGCTCTTGTTGCTAAAGATGCTGATGAAAAACTTCTTCAGGAGAAATTCCAGGATATCCGAAAAACATACAAAAAAATGGAATGGGCTGTAGAATACTTCCTTCCCCACTCTGCAAGGTTTATCAACGGCCCTGCCCTTCCCGAAATAGAAATGGATGAACATACTGAAATAGAACCTGAAGGCTTACAGGTGCTGGAAGAGATGTTCTACCCTTACGAAAAAGCGAATAAAGAAGAAGTAATCCGGATGCTTAATAAGCTCATCAATAAAAGTAATACCATTGATACCAACTTTCAGGTCATTACCATCAGTAAAGACCAGGTTTTTGATGCACTTAGACAGGAGACTTTCAGAATTTCCAGTCTGGGAATTTCAGGTTTTGACACTCCGGTTTCGGGAACATTTTTACAGGAAATGCCATCTTCTCTGCAAGGAATTAAAGAAACTTTGGAACAAATCTCTACTCACCGTTCGAAAAATAAAGCATTAAAAAGTCTTGTGGCAGAGATCAGTTCAGCCATTAATGTACTGAAGAAAAACGCCGACAAAAACACATTTGATTATGTCAATTTCATTCCGGATCATCTGAATAGAATCACAACTTTGATGCTTGATTTTAAAAAGCAGGAGAACATTCCTGATGTTGAGGTAACCACTGCTTTAAACAAAAATGCAGCTACATTCTTTAGTAAAAATGCTTTTAATCCTAATGCTTTCACTCCCGGAAAAGAATACGCCTACTCTGAAGAAAAGGCAGCTCTTGGACATCAACTTTTTAATGATAAAATATTATCCAACAGCAATAACCGAAGCTGTGCAACATGCCATATTCCAGATAAAGCATTTACAGACGGTCTAGCCAGAGCAATGTCCCTTGAAAATTCAGAACTGGCGAGAAATACACCTTCACTCAACTATGCAGGCTATCAGCATGGCCAGTTTTGGGATATGAGAAAGGATGATCTGGAAGGACAAAGCTCAGATGTGATCTCCAATAAAGAAGAAATGCACGGTGACCTGAATATCATTCTTGCCAAAATCAATCAGGATAAAAATTATCAGGCCGCATTCAAAAAAATTTATCACTCCCAAAAAACAGAGGTCTGGCAGCTTCAGAATGTATTGGCGAGCTATATTCGTTCGCTCGCAAAATTCAATTCAGATTTTGATGAATATATGAGAGGAAATAAATCAGCGATGACAGACAATCAAAAGCGCGGTTTCAATCTTTTTGTGGGAAAAGCCCAATGTGCCATCTGTCATTTCCTTCCCTTATTCAATGGAACGGTTCCTCCGAATTTCAAAAAAACAGAACAGGAAGTCCTGGGAGCAGCAGTGAACGGAGAAAATAAAGCATTTGACACGGATCCGGGACGGGGAAAATTCCATGAAACAGTTCCTTCCCTGCAGCATTCCTTTAAAACGCCAACACTTAGAAATATTAGCAAAACAGCTCCTTATATGCACAACGGAGGATATAAAACCCTGAAAGAAGTGATGAATTTTTACAACAAAGGTGGTGGAAAAGCTTTTGGATTTAAACTGGAAAATCAGACACTTTCCGACGCACCGTTACAGCTTACCGATCAAGAAGTTGATGATATTATTGAGTTTATGAAAGCGCTCAATGATCAATAA
- a CDS encoding M20/M25/M40 family metallo-hydrolase, with amino-acid sequence MNRNYVFSLLGLFLFAFGNAQNYKKPLVSAIKESDLRTDMYQLAADQFWGREAGTLDELKVSMWLADKAKEAGMKPAGDNGTFFQFFDMYRHQVIPQSTLKIGDNSLKLWKDFLVAEPVNASVDAEVVYAGNAEPEELVKLNIKGKVLAVNASDKNISKDMTLFVRRYPGFVRNKYYKKASELGAKAIIFITDDISEQSWVEVLPQMTRGSYGVEGLREKITNNIPVVWIKRENASWVKNNPKASLNLITETYKYPSVNIIGKIDGTDPVLKNEYVLLSGHQDHDGIRHPVKNDTIYNGADDNASTCVAMLAMARAYKKQPGKRSILFVFHGAEERGLLGSRWHAAHPVVPKEKIVAVLNGDMIGRNDNNEAALLGGNAPHKNSEELVKMAEDANNESTKFKYLKDWDSPSHAEYFYFRSDHLPYAKIGIPAVFFTSVLHDQYHTPQDESENINYKKLYKMTEWMYRTSWKVANEAERPKVISNFSLER; translated from the coding sequence ATGAATAGAAATTATGTTTTTTCTCTCCTTGGGCTTTTTTTATTTGCCTTTGGAAATGCTCAGAATTATAAGAAGCCTCTTGTTTCTGCTATCAAAGAATCTGATCTCCGCACCGATATGTATCAGCTTGCTGCAGACCAGTTCTGGGGACGCGAAGCCGGAACACTGGATGAATTGAAAGTCTCTATGTGGCTGGCTGATAAAGCCAAGGAAGCCGGAATGAAACCTGCCGGAGATAATGGAACATTTTTCCAGTTCTTTGATATGTACAGACATCAGGTGATCCCGCAAAGCACCCTGAAAATCGGAGATAACAGTTTAAAATTATGGAAGGATTTTCTGGTTGCAGAACCTGTAAATGCTTCTGTAGACGCTGAAGTTGTATATGCCGGAAACGCAGAACCTGAAGAGCTTGTGAAATTGAATATCAAAGGGAAAGTTCTTGCAGTAAACGCATCCGACAAAAATATTTCTAAGGATATGACTCTTTTTGTAAGAAGATATCCCGGATTTGTAAGAAATAAATATTACAAGAAAGCTTCTGAACTGGGAGCCAAAGCCATTATCTTCATCACCGATGATATCTCCGAGCAAAGCTGGGTAGAAGTACTGCCTCAAATGACAAGAGGAAGCTATGGCGTAGAAGGATTAAGAGAAAAAATCACCAATAATATTCCTGTTGTGTGGATCAAAAGAGAAAATGCCAGCTGGGTAAAAAACAATCCTAAAGCTTCTCTGAACCTGATCACTGAAACTTACAAATACCCTTCAGTAAATATTATCGGAAAAATTGATGGTACAGATCCTGTTCTTAAAAATGAATATGTTCTGTTAAGCGGACACCAGGATCATGACGGGATCAGACATCCTGTAAAGAATGACACGATCTACAACGGTGCTGATGATAACGCCAGTACTTGTGTTGCCATGTTAGCAATGGCCAGAGCTTACAAAAAACAGCCGGGAAAAAGAAGCATCCTTTTTGTTTTCCATGGCGCTGAAGAAAGAGGATTACTGGGTTCAAGATGGCATGCAGCCCATCCTGTTGTTCCGAAAGAAAAAATTGTAGCCGTACTGAATGGTGACATGATCGGGAGAAATGACAATAATGAAGCTGCTTTATTAGGAGGAAATGCTCCTCACAAAAATTCTGAAGAGCTGGTAAAAATGGCCGAAGATGCCAACAATGAAAGTACAAAGTTCAAATACCTTAAAGATTGGGATTCTCCAAGCCATGCTGAGTATTTCTATTTCAGAAGTGATCATCTTCCATATGCTAAAATTGGCATTCCTGCTGTATTCTTTACCAGTGTTCTGCATGATCAGTACCATACCCCGCAGGATGAATCAGAAAATATCAATTACAAAAAGCTGTATAAAATGACGGAATGGATGTACAGAACATCCTGGAAAGTAGCTAATGAAGCTGAACGTCCGAAAGTAATTTCGAATTTTTCGCTTGAAAGATAA
- the ilvA gene encoding threonine ammonia-lyase codes for MMKEGVSSSVLENVYKAEERLKNVVVKTPLAVNNNLSAIYESNIYFKREDLQRVRSYKIRGAYNKMATMSEEELSKGVVCASAGNHAQGVAFACQTMKVKGTIFMPLPTPGQKLEQVKMFGGEYIDVILFGDTFDESKDAAMRFCKDHNSVFIHPFDDPAIIEGQATTALEILEQTEGVVDYLFVPIGGGGLAAGICTVFQHLSPQTKIIGVEPSAAASMKKALEKGKPVLLEKISRFVDGAAVQQVGDITFERCKDILYDMATVDEGLVCETILSLYNKDAIVVEPAGALSVAVLDKYREEIKGKNVVCIISGSNNDITRMEEIKEKALLHAGLKHYFLVRFPQRPGALKTFVMDVLGPDDDITYFEYTQKNSKEKGIAVVGIALKQNKDFTPLIDKMKQYDFFVNYLNNDPSLMNLLI; via the coding sequence ATGATGAAAGAGGGAGTAAGTTCCTCCGTTTTAGAGAATGTCTATAAAGCGGAGGAACGATTAAAAAATGTAGTGGTAAAAACACCTTTGGCTGTCAATAACAATCTGTCAGCTATTTATGAGTCGAATATTTATTTTAAAAGAGAAGATCTTCAAAGGGTAAGATCCTATAAAATAAGAGGTGCCTATAACAAGATGGCCACCATGTCTGAGGAAGAACTTTCAAAAGGTGTTGTGTGTGCCAGTGCCGGAAATCATGCGCAGGGAGTTGCATTTGCATGCCAGACCATGAAGGTGAAAGGAACGATTTTCATGCCTTTGCCAACTCCCGGGCAAAAGCTTGAACAGGTGAAAATGTTCGGTGGAGAATACATTGATGTTATTTTATTTGGAGACACATTCGATGAATCTAAAGATGCTGCGATGAGGTTTTGTAAAGACCATAACAGCGTATTTATCCATCCTTTTGATGATCCGGCGATTATTGAAGGACAGGCAACAACAGCACTGGAGATTCTGGAACAGACAGAAGGTGTGGTTGATTATCTTTTTGTACCGATCGGCGGCGGCGGACTGGCAGCAGGAATCTGCACAGTATTTCAGCATTTGTCTCCGCAAACAAAGATTATCGGGGTAGAGCCCTCCGCAGCAGCAAGCATGAAAAAAGCCCTTGAAAAGGGAAAACCTGTTCTTCTTGAAAAGATCAGCCGTTTTGTAGACGGAGCAGCCGTACAGCAAGTGGGAGATATTACATTTGAACGCTGTAAAGATATCCTGTACGATATGGCAACAGTGGATGAAGGGCTTGTCTGCGAAACCATATTGTCTTTGTATAATAAAGATGCTATTGTTGTAGAACCGGCAGGGGCACTTTCAGTAGCAGTATTGGACAAATATAGAGAAGAGATAAAAGGTAAAAACGTAGTATGTATTATCAGCGGAAGCAATAATGACATTACCCGGATGGAAGAAATCAAGGAAAAAGCATTGCTTCATGCAGGACTAAAACATTATTTCCTTGTCAGATTTCCACAGCGTCCCGGAGCATTGAAAACCTTTGTAATGGATGTACTGGGACCTGATGATGACATCACTTATTTTGAATATACCCAGAAAAATTCAAAAGAAAAGGGAATCGCAGTAGTAGGAATTGCTTTAAAACAAAACAAAGATTTCACTCCTTTAATTGATAAAATGAAACAATATGATTTCTTTGTCAACTATCTGAACAATGATCCTTCACTGATGAATTTGCTTATTTAA
- the ilvC gene encoding ketol-acid reductoisomerase produces the protein MAKLNFGGVEENVVTREEFPLEKAQEALKDEVVAVIGYGVQGPGQALNQKDNGINVIVGQRKNSKSWDKAIADGFVPGETLFEIEEALEKGTIICYLLSDAAQIEYWPKVKQHLTPGKALYFSHGFGITFSERTGIVPPADVDVFLVAPKGSGTSLRRMFLQDRGLNSSFAVYQDATGKARERVTALGIAIGSGYLFETDFKKEVYSDLAGERGTLMGAVQGIFAAQYDVLRKNGHSPSEAFNETVEELTQSLMPLVAENGMDWMYANCSTTAQRGALDWWKRFRDATSPLFEELYDNVAKGNEAQRSIDSNSKPDYREKLEAELSELRESEMWKAGKTVRSLRPENN, from the coding sequence ATGGCAAAATTGAATTTTGGAGGAGTAGAGGAGAACGTAGTAACAAGAGAAGAATTTCCGTTGGAAAAAGCTCAGGAAGCATTAAAAGATGAAGTTGTAGCAGTAATTGGATATGGAGTACAGGGGCCCGGGCAGGCTTTGAACCAGAAAGATAACGGAATTAATGTGATTGTAGGGCAGAGAAAAAACTCCAAATCTTGGGATAAAGCAATAGCAGACGGATTTGTACCGGGAGAAACATTATTTGAAATTGAAGAAGCATTGGAAAAAGGAACCATTATCTGCTATCTTCTGAGTGATGCTGCACAGATTGAATACTGGCCGAAAGTAAAACAGCATCTTACTCCAGGGAAAGCGTTGTATTTTTCTCATGGTTTCGGAATCACATTCAGCGAGCGTACTGGAATTGTTCCTCCAGCCGATGTAGATGTATTTCTGGTAGCTCCTAAAGGTTCAGGAACTTCATTGAGAAGAATGTTTCTGCAGGACAGAGGTTTAAACAGCAGTTTTGCCGTTTATCAGGATGCTACAGGAAAAGCCAGAGAAAGAGTAACAGCATTGGGAATTGCTATAGGAAGCGGATATCTTTTTGAAACCGACTTTAAAAAAGAAGTTTACAGTGATCTAGCCGGAGAACGTGGAACTTTGATGGGTGCTGTACAGGGAATATTTGCCGCTCAGTATGATGTATTGCGAAAAAATGGACACAGCCCTTCTGAAGCCTTTAATGAAACCGTAGAAGAATTGACTCAGTCATTGATGCCATTGGTAGCAGAAAATGGAATGGACTGGATGTATGCTAACTGCAGTACAACCGCTCAGAGAGGAGCTTTGGACTGGTGGAAACGTTTCAGAGATGCTACTTCACCTTTGTTTGAAGAGCTGTATGATAATGTAGCCAAAGGAAATGAAGCTCAACGTTCCATTGACAGCAACAGCAAACCGGATTACCGTGAAAAACTGGAAGCTGAACTTAGTGAGCTAAGAGAAAGCGAAATGTGGAAGGCCGGAAAAACAGTACGAAGCCTGAGACCAGAAAATAATTAG
- the ilvB gene encoding biosynthetic-type acetolactate synthase large subunit produces MENPNLSTEIQLSGSRIILEAFLQEGVKTVFGYPGGAIIPIYDALYDYKENLKHILVRHEQAAVHAAQGLARVSGEVGVVLATSGPGATNLVTGLADALLDNTPLVCITGQVFEHLLGTDAFQEIDVMNITSPVTKWNYQVTDAHELPEVLAKAFYIAKSGRPGPVLIDVTKNAQLQSVAYKGYSPCHTLRSYKPDPDPCMENIGKAAALINNAEKPFVIAGQGIMLGKAEKEFLQFAEKSGIPVAWTVLGMSAIPTHHPQAVGMVGMHGNYGPNILTNECDVLIAVGMRFDDRVTGRLDQYAKHAKIVHLDIDNAEINKNVKADVPVLGNCKHTLPLLTEKIVKREHHHWHKRFKKCHEIESINLIHTELYPEEGEITMGEVIRQLNEITAGEAVIVTDVGQHQMATCRYSQFKHSRTNVTSGGLGTMGFCLPAAIGASYAETNRPVIAVMGDGGAQMNIQELGTIMQYHPEVKILILNNCYLGMVRQWQELFHEERYSSVDIQSPDFVQVAKGYNIPGKKVSERKDLKAGLQEMLNHEGSFLLEVMTGKEHNVFPMIPQGKSVSEIVLNNK; encoded by the coding sequence ATACAACTGAGCGGAAGCCGGATCATTCTTGAAGCCTTTCTTCAGGAAGGAGTGAAAACCGTTTTCGGATATCCGGGAGGTGCTATTATCCCTATTTATGATGCCCTTTACGATTATAAAGAAAACCTGAAACATATCCTTGTACGTCACGAGCAGGCAGCAGTGCATGCGGCACAAGGTCTTGCAAGAGTCTCAGGAGAAGTTGGTGTTGTATTGGCTACCAGCGGCCCGGGAGCAACTAATCTCGTTACGGGACTGGCTGATGCTTTACTCGATAATACTCCCTTGGTATGTATTACGGGACAGGTTTTTGAACACCTTCTCGGAACTGATGCCTTTCAGGAAATAGACGTTATGAACATCACAAGCCCGGTTACCAAGTGGAATTATCAGGTGACGGATGCTCACGAGCTTCCCGAAGTATTGGCAAAAGCATTCTACATCGCAAAGTCCGGCCGCCCTGGTCCTGTTCTGATTGATGTTACCAAAAATGCCCAGCTGCAGTCTGTTGCTTATAAAGGCTATTCACCATGCCACACATTACGCAGCTATAAACCGGATCCCGATCCATGTATGGAAAATATCGGAAAAGCTGCAGCGTTGATCAATAATGCAGAAAAGCCATTTGTCATTGCTGGACAGGGGATTATGCTCGGAAAAGCTGAAAAGGAGTTCTTACAGTTTGCAGAAAAATCAGGAATTCCGGTAGCATGGACGGTTCTGGGAATGAGTGCTATTCCAACTCATCATCCACAAGCGGTAGGAATGGTAGGAATGCACGGAAACTATGGCCCGAATATATTAACCAACGAATGTGATGTTCTGATTGCTGTAGGAATGCGGTTCGATGACCGTGTGACCGGAAGATTGGATCAGTATGCAAAACATGCAAAGATTGTTCATCTGGATATTGATAACGCAGAGATCAATAAAAATGTAAAAGCAGATGTTCCTGTTCTTGGAAACTGCAAACATACGCTTCCTCTTCTTACAGAAAAGATCGTAAAAAGAGAACATCATCACTGGCATAAAAGATTTAAAAAATGTCATGAAATTGAAAGCATCAATCTTATTCATACGGAGCTCTACCCTGAAGAAGGTGAGATTACAATGGGAGAGGTTATCCGCCAGTTGAATGAGATAACAGCAGGTGAAGCAGTAATTGTGACAGATGTAGGACAGCATCAGATGGCGACATGCCGATACTCTCAGTTCAAACATTCCCGAACCAATGTCACAAGCGGTGGGCTGGGAACCATGGGATTCTGTCTTCCCGCTGCAATAGGAGCATCTTATGCAGAAACAAACCGTCCTGTTATTGCTGTGATGGGAGACGGAGGAGCTCAGATGAATATTCAGGAACTGGGAACCATAATGCAGTATCATCCCGAAGTTAAAATATTAATACTGAATAACTGCTATCTGGGAATGGTAAGGCAGTGGCAGGAATTGTTTCACGAAGAAAGATATTCCTCCGTAGATATCCAGAGCCCCGATTTCGTTCAGGTGGCAAAAGGATACAATATTCCCGGAAAAAAGGTATCCGAGAGAAAAGATCTGAAAGCAGGACTCCAAGAAATGCTTAACCATGAAGGATCTTTCCTCCTTGAAGTAATGACAGGAAAAGAACACAATGTATTTCCGATGATCCCTCAGGGAAAAAGTGTTTCGGAAATTGTATTAAACAATAAATAA